The following proteins are encoded in a genomic region of Arachis ipaensis cultivar K30076 chromosome B02, Araip1.1, whole genome shotgun sequence:
- the LOC107628259 gene encoding dolichyl-diphosphooligosaccharide--protein glycosyltransferase subunit 4A — translation MIDDQDLGFFANFLGIFIFVLVIAYHFVMADPKYEGN, via the coding sequence ATGATTGATGATCAAGATCTGGGTTTCTTTGCCAATTTCCTTGGCATCTTCATCTTTGTACTGGTGATAGCTTACCATTTTGTTATGGCTGATCCAAAGTATGAAGGGAACTAG